The DNA segment GGTTTCGGAATGCCGGCTATTTTTGTGGATTTTTTTAATGGTGCTCCGGGAAACATCTGGTAAAAATCTTTCACATCAACGATACCGGATTTATTGATGCCGCGGATAGAAAGCGCTTCGCCCTTAGCAAATCTTTCCCGTAGATAATTAAGGACCAAAAAATGCTTTTCGGTCAGTACAACTCCTTCTTCTTTTGCAATTTCTATTGCAATTTCCTTTGTCCATTGAGATGGATTAGTGAAGTATCCTTCATCAGTGACGTCAACCGTGATGCCTGCATAAGTTTTATTTGCCATAGGATTGAGATTTAATTAGAATGAAAGAATATTAAAAAGAATTACTGCTTTACTTGGGAATTTTCGGGTTGTATTTCGTTCAACCGTTTCAGGAAAGTGATCATGAATCCTATCCCTTTTTTCATTTCCGGCTTCCGGAATTGCATTAATGCCTTGAAAAGAGAGTACTCCTCAATATTTTCCATATCAAGATTTTTATAAATAGCCAAAGCATTATTAATAGCTTTCAACATGTCAGGCTGGGTGAGGTTCCTGAAAGTTTCCATAATGAAAACGATATTGTCGGACAGTGCTTTGATATCTTCTGCCTTAAAATGGGTGACGATGTTATCGAGCGACCTGCTGAGCTCGCGGAAAAAGTCGATATAACCTCTTTTTTCCAGTTCATTCAGCTTGCTTATCGCATCGAGACCCACCTGGTGAATGATCGGGCTGACATCTTTCAGGAAGTCATTGATACTCTCGAGTACTTCCAGAAACTCATTTATATTGCCAATATTTCTGATCAGCTTCAAGCCAATCCCTGCCAGCGCATCCGGGTCAACTTCCACCCCTGCTTTATCCAGCTGTATTACTGTGTTTTTAAAAACATCCTTCCCTATGATATAAGCATCATCGGCCAGGTCTTGTAACGACTGACGCGATTCCCGCTGGGCATATACCTCTTCCAGGATAAGATCCAGCTTTTGGTTGATCGCATCGATTTGGGCCTGAATAATTTCTTCTGACATGGGTTGTAGATTTAATACTATTCAAGTTTTTTACCAGCCATCGTCATCTGCGTGTCAATTGGCATTTCTTTTCCTTTCAGCAGGATGTTCCAGTAAATCCAGCGGAACAAGAGTTTCCCGTAATGATTCATCCGGGTTTCCTTTAACAAGCCAAAAGGACCAAGGCCTGGAAATGGGAAATGACCCGGCAATGGCTCTGTTTCGTAATTAAAGTCGATCAGGGCTCCCATGCCATGACCGGTTTCAATATAGCAGTTTGCATGGCCATCAAAACTTGCGGTGAACGGCCGGTTTTCGATATAGCAAAGGATGTTTTCGTGGAGGATCTCCGCCTGAAAATGAACTACAGATCCGGCTTTTGAAGTGGGAAAATTCCCCGCATCACCAATCACAAAAATATTCTCAAACTTTTCCGACTGAAGTGTGTGCTTGTTGGTCGGGACGAAATTGAAATCATCTCCCAGTCCGCTTCTTTCAATCATCTGGTCTCCGGTATGAACAGGGATCGTAACCAGCAGATCGAATGGAACTTCAGTGCCGCCATAGTCGATAATCTTTTTATTTTTGTTATCGACTTCAGCCAGGCTGAAATCAGTAACAAGTTTGATATTTTTTTCCTCAAGAAGATTTCCAAGCATTTGGGATGCTTTTGGTTTGGTAAAAGCACCCGAAAGGGGAGTGACATAGGTAATAGTGACTTTCTGACGCATTCCCCTCTCGATGAAGAATGCATCAGCAAAAAACGAAAATTCCAGTGGTGCTACCGGACATTTAATCGGCATTTCAGCGATATTTACCACCAGATTTCCTCCTTCCCAGGTTTTAAAAAACTTCTGCAACGCCAGGGCGCCCTTAAGGGTGTAGAAATCAAAAATGTTCTTATACCATAATTCTCCTTTTAGGCC comes from the Bacteroidales bacterium genome and includes:
- a CDS encoding DUF1641 domain-containing protein, producing the protein MSEEIIQAQIDAINQKLDLILEEVYAQRESRQSLQDLADDAYIIGKDVFKNTVIQLDKAGVEVDPDALAGIGLKLIRNIGNINEFLEVLESINDFLKDVSPIIHQVGLDAISKLNELEKRGYIDFFRELSRSLDNIVTHFKAEDIKALSDNIVFIMETFRNLTQPDMLKAINNALAIYKNLDMENIEEYSLFKALMQFRKPEMKKGIGFMITFLKRLNEIQPENSQVKQ
- a CDS encoding NAD(P)/FAD-dependent oxidoreductase yields the protein MKKLLILGAGTGGTIMANKMRKDLPRDEWHITIIDQEKIHYYQPGFLFIPFGMYQERDVIKPKNNFIPYGVNFIYGKIDKVDTGQNRVLLADGEALNYDILIIATGTHINPEETPGLKGELWYKNIFDFYTLKGALALQKFFKTWEGGNLVVNIAEMPIKCPVAPLEFSFFADAFFIERGMRQKVTITYVTPLSGAFTKPKASQMLGNLLEEKNIKLVTDFSLAEVDNKNKKIIDYGGTEVPFDLLVTIPVHTGDQMIERSGLGDDFNFVPTNKHTLQSEKFENIFVIGDAGNFPTSKAGSVVHFQAEILHENILCYIENRPFTASFDGHANCYIETGHGMGALIDFNYETEPLPGHFPFPGLGPFGLLKETRMNHYGKLLFRWIYWNILLKGKEMPIDTQMTMAGKKLE
- a CDS encoding TusE/DsrC/DsvC family sulfur relay protein; this encodes MANKTYAGITVDVTDEGYFTNPSQWTKEIAIEIAKEEGVVLTEKHFLVLNYLRERFAKGEALSIRGINKSGIVDVKDFYQMFPGAPLKKSTKIAGIPKPESCV